From Tachypleus tridentatus isolate NWPU-2018 chromosome 8, ASM421037v1, whole genome shotgun sequence, a single genomic window includes:
- the LOC143223105 gene encoding putative cationic amino acid transporter isoform X2, with protein MFSSKIGQIKAKLLLLVGKLIRTKDPSSDLLDPASDNKLKKCLTTLDLISLGVGSCVGTGMYLVSGMVARNVAGPGVVLSFLIAAMASLFSGVCYAEFGVRVPHTTGSAYMYSYVTVGEFIAFVIGWNMISEYMIGTAAGACAISACIDAMSGGGISEAVRNNLGTIIDHTPDLVAAILTILMTMLLVAGVKKSLLFNNILNALNLAVWVFIMGAGLFYVDTNNWTSHGGFLPYGWSGVLSGAATCFYAFIGFDIIATTGEEAKNPERSIPMAIIISLFIALTAYITSSMIITLVVPYDQINPDSALVEIFQQKGAHKAKFIVAFGALAGLIVSMFGSMFPMPRVVYAMAKDGLIFRSLARVWPYTGTPMVATCVLGVTTAVVAFLMSLNVLVEMMSIGTLMAYTLVSTCVLILRYQPYNTTLVELLPESIRSACPTPSKEIATPIDDSRTTIHSKRTNRVESSDSEDSPALNDLNHLNQVQKSQRPEDLDLLVPNGSVGNSIYGTVDHDSFSRSKISGPFLKILDKIMTRLFPYEWTVSKPSTECSGKFVMKIVGVLYLLIITFDLLIVCAMPALESGDITTMLLFSMCILGIILCLIVIGSQPQTKCDLKFKTPGVPLVPTIAIIVNIYLILKLSILTLIRFTIWMILEMKMPESKKQKALEQFKEDFSRANLIENTNNVARSYLSLPLDGGMGIATMNNHSSGKNGNNENSTDAKWESFD; from the exons ATGTTTTCCAGCAAAATTGGTCAAATTAAAGCCAAACTCCTTCTCCTTGTGGGCAAATTGATCCGAACTAAAGATCCATCTTCAGACTTACTGGATCCGGCATCAGATAACAAACTTAAG AAATGTTTGACTACTTTGGACCTGATCTCCCTAGGAGTAGGAAGTTGTGTGGGGACTGGAATGTATCTAGTGTCTGGAATGGTGGCCAGGAATGTTGCCGGGCCAGGAGTCGTCCTTTCTTTTCTAATTGCAGCTATGGCATCTCTCTTCTCAG gtgTCTGTTATGCTGAATTTGGTGTTCGAGTCCCTCATACCACCGGGTCTGCTTACATGTACAGCTACGTCACCGTTGGAGAATTTATTGCTTTCGTCATTGGTTGGAATATGATATCAGAATATATGATTGGAACAGCTGCTGGCGCCTGTGCAATTAGTGCATGTATAGACGCTATGAGTGGTGGTGGTATTAGCGAAGCTGTAAGAAATAATTTAGGCACAATTATAG ATCACACTCCAGACCTGGTGGCGGCAATATTAACTATTTTGATGACAATGCTCCTAGTGGCGGGTGTTAAAAAATCTCTGTTGTTTAATAATATCTTGAACGCCTTGAATCTAGCAGTATGGGTATTCATTATGGGAGCAGGGCTCTTCTACGTCGACACAAATAATTGGACCAGTCACGGTGGTTTCCTACCATACGGCTGGTCAGGG GTGTTATCCGGAGCAGCCACTTGTTTCTACGCGTTCATTGGATTCGACATTATTGCAACCACAGGAGAAGAGGCTAAAAACCCAGAACGATCAATCCCTATGGCAATTATCATCAGTTTGTTTATCGCGCTGACAGCTTACATAACATCCAGCATGATA atCACCCTCGTTGTTCCATACGACCAGATCAATCCTGATTCAGCTCTCGTCGAAATATTTCAACAGAAGGGGGCCCATAAGGCTAAGTTCATCGTAGCCTTTGGGGCGCTAGCAGGGTTaatagtgagcatgtttggttccaTGTTTCCTATGCCTCGGGTAGTATATGCCATGGCTAAAGATGGGCTTATATTTAG GTCACTTGCTCGTGTGTGGCCTTATACGGGAACACCGATGGTTGCGACATGTGTTCTAGGTGTCACTACCGCAGTTGTCGCTTTTCTTATGAGCTTGAACGTGCTTGTGGAAATGATGTCAATCG gaacctTGATGGCTTACACTCTTGTGTCCACCTGTGTTCTGATTCTCCGGTACCAGCCCTACAATACTACCCTGGTGGAGCTTCTCCCAGAGTCCATAAGGTCAGCTTGCCCCACCCCTTCAAAGGAGATCGCGACACCTATTGACGATTCGAGAACTACTATTCACTCCAAGCGAACCAATCGAGTAGAATCTTCCGACAGTGAAGACTCCCCTGCACTAAACGACTTAAACCACTTGAACCAAGTTCAGAAGTCTCAGAGACCTGAAGATCTCGATTTGTTAGTGCCAAATGGTAGTGTAGGAAATTCTATTTATGGAACTGTCGATCACGACTCCTTCTCAAGATCCAAAATTTCTGGTCCATTCCTGAAAATCCTAGACAAAATCATGACTCGGCTATTTCCTTACGAATGGACCGTTTCTAAACCCTCCACAGAATGTTCTGGAAAGTTTGTGATGAAGATCGTTGGAGTGTTGTATCTTCTAATAATTACCTTTGATTTGCTTATTGTTTGTGCAATGCCTGCTTTGGAAAGCGGAGACATTACCACGATGTTgttattttctatgtgtattttGGGGATTATTCTTTGTCTGATTGTCATTGGTTCTCAACCTCAAACGAA GTGTGATCTCAAGTTCAAAACTCCCGGAGTGCCACTTGTTCCAACCATTGCTATCATAGTCAATATCTATTTGATATTGAAGTTGTCTATCCTCACCCTTATCCGGTTTACCATCTGGATGATATTAG AGATGAAAATGCCtgaaagtaagaaacaaaaagcATTGGAACAATTCAAAGAAGACTTCAGCAGAGCAAATCTCATAGAGAACACGAATAACGTTGCGAGGAGCTACTTATCACTGCCGCTAGATGGCGGTATGGGAATAGCGACCATGAACAATCACTCAAGCGGGAAAAATGGCAACAATGAAAACTCGACTGATGCCAAATGGGAATCTTTTGACTAG
- the LOC143223105 gene encoding solute carrier family 7 member 14-like isoform X1 yields MFSSKIGQIKAKLLLLVGKLIRTKDPSSDLLDPASDNKLKKCLTTLDLISLGVGSCVGTGMYLVSGMVARNVAGPGVVLSFLIAAMASLFSGVCYAEFGVRVPHTTGSAYMYSYVTVGEFIAFVIGWNMISEYMIGTAAGACAISACIDAMSGGGISEAVRNNLGTIIDHTPDLVAAILTILMTMLLVAGVKKSLLFNNILNALNLAVWVFIMGAGLFYVDTNNWTSHGGFLPYGWSGVLSGAATCFYAFIGFDIIATTGEEAKNPERSIPMAIIISLFIALTAYITSSMIITLVVPYDQINPDSALVEIFQQKGAHKAKFIVAFGALAGLIVSMFGSMFPMPRVVYAMAKDGLIFRSLARVWPYTGTPMVATCVLGVTTAVVAFLMSLNVLVEMMSIGTLMAYTLVSTCVLILRYQPYNTTLVELLPESIRSACPTPSKEIATPIDDSRTTIHSKRTNRVESSDSEDSPALNDLNHLNQVQKSQRPEDLDLLVPNGSVGNSIYGTVDHDSFSRSKISGPFLKILDKIMTRLFPYEWTVSKPSTECSGKFVMKIVGVLYLLIITFDLLIVCAMPALESGDITTMLLFSMCILGIILCLIVIGSQPQTKCDLKFKTPGVPLVPTIAIIVNIYLILKLSILTLIRFTIWMILGLLMYFFYGIKNSSLDILPQSFIEMKMPESKKQKALEQFKEDFSRANLIENTNNVARSYLSLPLDGGMGIATMNNHSSGKNGNNENSTDAKWESFD; encoded by the exons ATGTTTTCCAGCAAAATTGGTCAAATTAAAGCCAAACTCCTTCTCCTTGTGGGCAAATTGATCCGAACTAAAGATCCATCTTCAGACTTACTGGATCCGGCATCAGATAACAAACTTAAG AAATGTTTGACTACTTTGGACCTGATCTCCCTAGGAGTAGGAAGTTGTGTGGGGACTGGAATGTATCTAGTGTCTGGAATGGTGGCCAGGAATGTTGCCGGGCCAGGAGTCGTCCTTTCTTTTCTAATTGCAGCTATGGCATCTCTCTTCTCAG gtgTCTGTTATGCTGAATTTGGTGTTCGAGTCCCTCATACCACCGGGTCTGCTTACATGTACAGCTACGTCACCGTTGGAGAATTTATTGCTTTCGTCATTGGTTGGAATATGATATCAGAATATATGATTGGAACAGCTGCTGGCGCCTGTGCAATTAGTGCATGTATAGACGCTATGAGTGGTGGTGGTATTAGCGAAGCTGTAAGAAATAATTTAGGCACAATTATAG ATCACACTCCAGACCTGGTGGCGGCAATATTAACTATTTTGATGACAATGCTCCTAGTGGCGGGTGTTAAAAAATCTCTGTTGTTTAATAATATCTTGAACGCCTTGAATCTAGCAGTATGGGTATTCATTATGGGAGCAGGGCTCTTCTACGTCGACACAAATAATTGGACCAGTCACGGTGGTTTCCTACCATACGGCTGGTCAGGG GTGTTATCCGGAGCAGCCACTTGTTTCTACGCGTTCATTGGATTCGACATTATTGCAACCACAGGAGAAGAGGCTAAAAACCCAGAACGATCAATCCCTATGGCAATTATCATCAGTTTGTTTATCGCGCTGACAGCTTACATAACATCCAGCATGATA atCACCCTCGTTGTTCCATACGACCAGATCAATCCTGATTCAGCTCTCGTCGAAATATTTCAACAGAAGGGGGCCCATAAGGCTAAGTTCATCGTAGCCTTTGGGGCGCTAGCAGGGTTaatagtgagcatgtttggttccaTGTTTCCTATGCCTCGGGTAGTATATGCCATGGCTAAAGATGGGCTTATATTTAG GTCACTTGCTCGTGTGTGGCCTTATACGGGAACACCGATGGTTGCGACATGTGTTCTAGGTGTCACTACCGCAGTTGTCGCTTTTCTTATGAGCTTGAACGTGCTTGTGGAAATGATGTCAATCG gaacctTGATGGCTTACACTCTTGTGTCCACCTGTGTTCTGATTCTCCGGTACCAGCCCTACAATACTACCCTGGTGGAGCTTCTCCCAGAGTCCATAAGGTCAGCTTGCCCCACCCCTTCAAAGGAGATCGCGACACCTATTGACGATTCGAGAACTACTATTCACTCCAAGCGAACCAATCGAGTAGAATCTTCCGACAGTGAAGACTCCCCTGCACTAAACGACTTAAACCACTTGAACCAAGTTCAGAAGTCTCAGAGACCTGAAGATCTCGATTTGTTAGTGCCAAATGGTAGTGTAGGAAATTCTATTTATGGAACTGTCGATCACGACTCCTTCTCAAGATCCAAAATTTCTGGTCCATTCCTGAAAATCCTAGACAAAATCATGACTCGGCTATTTCCTTACGAATGGACCGTTTCTAAACCCTCCACAGAATGTTCTGGAAAGTTTGTGATGAAGATCGTTGGAGTGTTGTATCTTCTAATAATTACCTTTGATTTGCTTATTGTTTGTGCAATGCCTGCTTTGGAAAGCGGAGACATTACCACGATGTTgttattttctatgtgtattttGGGGATTATTCTTTGTCTGATTGTCATTGGTTCTCAACCTCAAACGAA GTGTGATCTCAAGTTCAAAACTCCCGGAGTGCCACTTGTTCCAACCATTGCTATCATAGTCAATATCTATTTGATATTGAAGTTGTCTATCCTCACCCTTATCCGGTTTACCATCTGGATGATATTAG GTCTTCTGATGTACTTTTTCTACGGAATTAAGAACAGTTCTCTGGATATTCTTCCTCAATCTTTCATAGAGATGAAAATGCCtgaaagtaagaaacaaaaagcATTGGAACAATTCAAAGAAGACTTCAGCAGAGCAAATCTCATAGAGAACACGAATAACGTTGCGAGGAGCTACTTATCACTGCCGCTAGATGGCGGTATGGGAATAGCGACCATGAACAATCACTCAAGCGGGAAAAATGGCAACAATGAAAACTCGACTGATGCCAAATGGGAATCTTTTGACTAG